One part of the Sandaracinaceae bacterium genome encodes these proteins:
- a CDS encoding TetR/AcrR family transcriptional regulator, with protein MAGGLEAHQRAVAAEKRAALVEAARRLFGERGYERVSVGAVAKAAGVSLATLYKHFESKEALFGAILAERCDAFVRRLAATDVPAEGLEAQLCAFAEAYARGLADPSTAETLRLLIGDAPAFPHLAEAFFTRLEGPVQGPLRDHLRLQREAGLIDYDDEQRAVRELLGMLEGGVLWRMLLRGEGVDDAHVREVVHSAVETWLARYAV; from the coding sequence ATGGCGGGCGGTCTCGAGGCGCATCAGCGGGCCGTGGCGGCCGAGAAGCGGGCCGCGCTCGTCGAGGCGGCGCGTCGGCTCTTCGGCGAGCGGGGCTACGAGCGGGTGAGCGTGGGCGCGGTGGCCAAGGCGGCCGGCGTCTCGCTGGCCACGCTCTACAAGCACTTCGAGAGCAAGGAGGCGTTGTTCGGCGCCATCCTCGCCGAGCGCTGCGACGCGTTCGTGAGGCGGCTCGCCGCGACCGACGTGCCGGCGGAGGGGCTCGAGGCGCAGCTCTGCGCGTTCGCCGAGGCGTACGCGCGGGGCCTCGCCGATCCCTCGACGGCCGAGACCCTGCGCCTCCTGATCGGGGACGCGCCGGCCTTCCCGCACCTCGCCGAGGCCTTCTTCACGCGCCTGGAGGGGCCGGTCCAGGGCCCGCTCCGCGACCACCTCAGGCTCCAGCGCGAGGCGGGATTGATCGACTACGACGACGAGCAGCGGGCGGTGCGCGAGCTGCTCGGCATGCTCGAGGGGGGCGTGCTCTGGCGCATGCTGCTCCGCGGGGAGGGCGTGGACGACGCGCACGTGCGCGAGGTGGTCCACAGCGCGGTCGAGACCTGGTTGGCGCGCTACGCGGTGTGA
- a CDS encoding serine/threonine-protein kinase produces the protein MDRSDDGDGHFGPYELKWEIGAGGMATVHAASLPGPGGFEKIVCIKRIRPEMTETEGFVDSFVNEAKLAAVITHPNVVQVSDLGVASGTYYIAMEYVAGVDVLTLLQAAGERGVLLPVVAATYVARELCEGLDAAHRQGDMSGRPLGIVHRDVSPQNVLVSYEGQVKITDFGVAKSKMKVMTTMPGLIKGKANYMSPEQARGEPVDARTDIFAAGILLHEMLSGEPFYKVSDPARLIARARKKQPVPPLSKFRQDVPPPLEAVVQQALQHDPVDRFPTAAEMSYALTEVLNEGGGTYGATDLSTLVEWLLDDAEEAPSEPVELDSAPTRVATADEIRQRRMKRAAGLVVKPAPPGVVASDASRAGFGRRLAKLARRFLAADTQEGG, from the coding sequence ATGGATCGATCCGACGACGGCGACGGACACTTCGGGCCCTACGAGCTCAAGTGGGAGATCGGCGCCGGCGGCATGGCCACCGTGCACGCGGCCTCGCTTCCCGGTCCGGGGGGGTTCGAGAAGATCGTGTGCATCAAGCGCATCCGCCCGGAGATGACCGAGACGGAGGGGTTCGTGGACTCCTTCGTCAACGAGGCCAAGCTCGCGGCGGTGATCACTCACCCGAACGTGGTGCAGGTGAGCGACCTCGGGGTCGCGTCCGGCACCTACTACATCGCGATGGAGTACGTCGCGGGGGTCGACGTCCTGACGCTGCTCCAGGCGGCCGGCGAGCGCGGCGTGCTCCTGCCGGTCGTGGCCGCGACCTACGTGGCGCGCGAGCTCTGCGAGGGGCTCGACGCCGCGCATCGGCAGGGCGACATGAGCGGCCGTCCGCTCGGCATCGTGCACCGCGACGTCTCGCCGCAGAACGTGCTCGTGTCTTACGAGGGGCAAGTCAAGATCACCGACTTCGGCGTGGCCAAGTCGAAGATGAAGGTCATGACCACCATGCCCGGCCTGATCAAGGGCAAGGCGAATTACATGTCGCCCGAGCAGGCCCGGGGCGAGCCCGTGGACGCGCGCACCGACATCTTCGCGGCGGGGATCCTGCTGCACGAGATGCTCTCCGGGGAGCCGTTCTACAAGGTGAGCGACCCCGCGAGGCTCATCGCGCGGGCGCGCAAGAAGCAGCCGGTCCCGCCGCTGTCGAAGTTCCGACAGGACGTGCCGCCGCCGCTCGAGGCCGTGGTCCAGCAGGCGCTGCAGCACGACCCCGTGGATCGCTTCCCGACCGCGGCCGAGATGAGCTACGCGCTGACCGAGGTGCTGAACGAGGGGGGCGGCACCTACGGGGCGACCGACCTCTCCACGCTCGTCGAGTGGCTCCTCGACGACGCGGAGGAGGCGCCGAGCGAGCCGGTCGAGCTCGACAGCGCGCCGACACGTGTTGCGACGGCGGACGAGATCCGGCAGCGTCGCATGAAGCGGGCGGCTGGCCTGGTGGTGAAGCCCGCCCCGCCGGGCGTGGTGGCCAGCGACGCCTCTCGCGCCGGCTTCGGGCGGCGCCTCGCCAAGCTCGCCCGTCGATTCCTCGCCGCCGACACTCAAGAGGGCGGCTGA
- a CDS encoding HEAT repeat domain-containing protein, with the protein MSNPPYPGDHELETLPELEGESTVVSTAPPAQIPPPAATPQQPVSPRPAPQRPAPQRPGPQAPSTPSARPPQPLAPSPFGSAPPGSPFGGPPPQGAPPSPFSQPPQGAAPSPFAQEPPRPAPQPALPAGLVQKTKKGGGFFGKTMAGTVMGTMVFLAKSKRIPTGVRVASVLLVVGGVAAAIAVFWTMRARDQANAQLEAALARPDGAGVAQVRALAEEGLEDPSMVRAIEYLGALRDGPSVPILEAALEESPEVQRAAAAALAEIGPPAAQPAADALAARLSSEDELVRDHAAWALVRLGDARGVEAILAALSAGSMPSIPSYDPYTLADVMEHEGLLAAAGHDSANVRQLAAFHLGDHCAPSDEPALARLAGDDDASVANAATVTLARCDMGAAAAQVQAGLGAHPDRWNALYTQMRDSVGAPGLALLLPHAPNAGAHRTMVHEIATSMDPRAPDVLVAELARLETPSAQDRFDVARALAAESDPRLVEVLEPMLASEERDHAALAMEMLGTTERAEDVEARLLPLLRTARERRAMVLAALADAGVCTEGAQRAMTPHLTRGDARAQALRALGGCGHERALELAREEVGAPLRAPITQSQGELRLAALEVVAARGQEDLAPALFEQLEDPDTEPRVRSAIADALGVLASDALRDRAVDRMTDPSRPRAVREAALRVLRFGVAASSVPRLVGFVRGGEDDERTRQAAIVLGLAHHAGSRAELTELLDDERARRSAAVALSLDADEASARALAAQVTAEDAVQAASARGLQETPWIFAAGDAEGDYADLGAAVRLRDAGYAAPLSRLCETMVAEEDGLARSSLLERRRRFRSHLTESGDAATRALAAEGLACAGARGALLAVRDAGGVGADEARAVLLRR; encoded by the coding sequence ATGTCGAACCCTCCGTATCCCGGCGATCACGAGCTGGAGACGCTGCCCGAGCTCGAGGGCGAATCGACCGTGGTCTCCACGGCCCCGCCGGCGCAGATCCCTCCGCCCGCGGCGACCCCGCAGCAGCCCGTCTCCCCGCGGCCAGCCCCTCAGCGGCCAGCCCCTCAGCGGCCCGGCCCGCAGGCGCCGAGCACGCCCAGCGCGCGTCCTCCGCAGCCGCTCGCGCCGTCGCCGTTCGGATCCGCGCCGCCCGGCAGCCCCTTCGGCGGGCCGCCCCCGCAGGGCGCGCCTCCGAGCCCGTTCTCCCAGCCGCCGCAGGGCGCCGCGCCCTCTCCGTTCGCCCAGGAGCCCCCACGACCGGCGCCGCAGCCTGCGCTGCCGGCCGGGCTCGTGCAGAAGACCAAGAAGGGAGGCGGCTTCTTCGGCAAGACCATGGCGGGGACGGTGATGGGGACGATGGTCTTCCTCGCCAAGAGCAAGCGGATCCCGACCGGCGTCAGGGTCGCGTCCGTGCTGCTCGTCGTCGGTGGTGTCGCCGCGGCCATCGCCGTGTTCTGGACGATGCGCGCGCGCGACCAGGCGAACGCGCAGCTCGAGGCCGCGCTCGCGCGCCCCGACGGAGCCGGCGTGGCGCAGGTGCGAGCGCTCGCGGAGGAGGGGCTCGAGGACCCGTCGATGGTGCGCGCGATCGAGTACCTCGGGGCGCTCCGCGATGGCCCCTCCGTGCCGATCCTCGAGGCGGCGCTCGAGGAGTCACCCGAGGTGCAGCGCGCGGCCGCGGCCGCCCTCGCGGAGATCGGGCCTCCCGCGGCGCAGCCGGCGGCCGACGCGCTGGCGGCGCGGCTGTCCAGCGAGGACGAGCTGGTCCGCGACCACGCGGCGTGGGCGCTCGTGCGCCTCGGAGACGCGCGCGGGGTCGAGGCGATCCTCGCGGCGCTGAGCGCGGGGTCCATGCCCTCCATCCCGAGCTACGACCCCTACACGCTCGCGGACGTGATGGAGCACGAGGGGTTGCTCGCCGCGGCCGGCCACGACTCGGCGAACGTGCGCCAGCTCGCCGCCTTCCACCTGGGCGACCACTGCGCGCCCTCCGACGAGCCGGCCCTCGCCAGGCTGGCGGGAGACGACGACGCGTCGGTGGCCAACGCGGCGACGGTGACCCTGGCCCGCTGCGACATGGGCGCGGCGGCGGCGCAGGTCCAGGCCGGGCTGGGAGCGCACCCCGATCGCTGGAACGCGCTCTACACGCAGATGCGCGACTCGGTGGGCGCGCCGGGGCTGGCGCTGCTCTTGCCCCACGCGCCGAACGCGGGCGCGCACCGCACGATGGTGCACGAGATCGCCACCTCGATGGACCCGCGCGCGCCGGACGTGCTCGTGGCGGAGCTGGCGCGGCTGGAGACCCCCTCGGCGCAGGATCGCTTCGACGTCGCGCGCGCGCTCGCCGCCGAGTCCGACCCACGCCTCGTGGAGGTCCTCGAGCCGATGCTCGCGAGCGAGGAGCGCGACCACGCGGCCCTCGCCATGGAGATGCTGGGCACGACGGAGCGGGCGGAGGACGTCGAGGCGCGGCTGCTGCCGCTGCTGCGGACCGCGCGCGAGCGTCGCGCCATGGTGCTCGCCGCGCTCGCCGACGCGGGCGTCTGCACCGAGGGCGCGCAGCGCGCGATGACCCCGCACCTGACCCGGGGCGACGCGCGCGCCCAGGCGCTGCGAGCGCTGGGCGGGTGCGGTCACGAGCGAGCGCTCGAGCTCGCGCGGGAAGAGGTGGGAGCGCCGCTGCGCGCGCCGATCACGCAGTCGCAGGGCGAGCTCCGCCTGGCCGCGCTCGAGGTCGTCGCGGCGCGCGGCCAGGAAGATCTCGCGCCCGCGCTCTTCGAACAGCTGGAGGATCCGGACACCGAGCCCCGCGTGCGCTCGGCCATCGCGGACGCGCTCGGCGTGCTCGCCTCCGACGCGCTCCGCGATCGCGCGGTGGATCGCATGACCGACCCGAGCCGGCCGCGGGCGGTGCGGGAGGCGGCGCTGCGGGTGCTGCGCTTCGGCGTGGCCGCCTCGAGCGTGCCGCGGCTGGTCGGCTTCGTGCGGGGCGGCGAAGACGACGAGCGGACCCGGCAGGCCGCCATCGTGCTCGGGCTGGCGCACCACGCGGGGAGCCGGGCGGAGCTGACCGAGCTGCTCGACGACGAGCGAGCCCGGCGCTCGGCCGCGGTGGCGCTCAGTCTGGACGCCGACGAGGCCTCCGCCCGCGCGCTGGCGGCGCAGGTCACGGCCGAGGACGCGGTGCAGGCCGCCTCCGCGCGGGGGCTCCAGGAGACGCCGTGGATCTTCGCGGCCGGGGACGCGGAGGGCGACTACGCGGATCTCGGCGCCGCCGTGCGCCTCCGGGACGCGGGCTACGCCGCGCCGCTCTCGCGCCTCTGCGAGACGATGGTCGCCGAAGAGGACGGGCTCGCCCGCTCCAGCCTGCTCGAGCGCCGTCGCCGGTTTCGCTCGCATCTGACCGAGAGCGGCGACGCGGCGACGCGCGCGCTGGCGGCCGAGGGCCTGGCGTGCGCGGGCGCGCGCGGCGCGCTGCTCGCGGTCCGCGACGCGGGCGGGGTGGGGGCCGACGAGGCGCGCGCCGTGCTGCTCCGCCGCTGA
- a CDS encoding c-type cytochrome, producing the protein MRRLTTWLLAASALLLACEEDAEPMEDVVLTTESERLENAGEGLYRRYCALCHGRDGEGYAADDAPALASPEWLRSASDEFIRSALEEGRPGTAMSAWSRTHGGPLNEAQIEAIVTYLRSWQRHPQVDVEQVPVVGDAGRGRVVYASECAQCHGANGEGVDAIQLRNPQLLATASDGFLQYAILHGRTGTRMPAFRDRLAPDQVNDVVAHLRSFDRRRPPAHAHPGDDRLAEIPSLDEMQLVVNPDGRQARMTLRDDRFVPSAQVKRALDEGRRVVLIDARATSDWLAGRIPGAIPMPFYEMDDVVEALPRDGTWMVAYCACPHAASGRVVDALRANGFENTAVLDEGIDHWRSEGFPIATGPAQP; encoded by the coding sequence ATGAGACGGCTGACGACCTGGCTCCTCGCCGCGAGCGCGCTGCTGCTCGCCTGCGAAGAAGACGCCGAGCCCATGGAGGACGTCGTGCTCACGACGGAGTCCGAGCGGCTCGAGAACGCGGGCGAGGGGCTCTACCGCCGCTACTGCGCGCTCTGTCACGGGCGCGACGGCGAGGGGTACGCCGCGGACGACGCGCCGGCGCTCGCCTCGCCCGAGTGGCTGCGGAGCGCGAGCGACGAGTTCATCCGGAGCGCGCTCGAGGAGGGCCGACCGGGCACCGCGATGAGCGCGTGGTCGCGCACCCACGGCGGCCCCCTCAACGAGGCGCAGATCGAGGCGATCGTGACCTACCTGCGCAGCTGGCAGCGCCACCCGCAGGTCGACGTCGAGCAGGTCCCGGTCGTCGGCGACGCCGGGCGCGGCCGCGTCGTGTACGCGTCGGAGTGCGCGCAGTGCCACGGCGCCAACGGTGAGGGCGTCGACGCGATCCAGCTCCGCAACCCGCAGCTCCTGGCCACCGCGAGCGACGGGTTCCTCCAGTACGCGATCCTCCACGGTCGGACCGGCACCCGCATGCCCGCCTTCCGGGATCGGCTCGCCCCGGACCAGGTGAACGACGTCGTGGCGCACCTCCGCAGCTTCGATCGGCGCCGGCCGCCCGCGCACGCGCACCCCGGTGACGACCGGCTGGCGGAGATCCCGTCGCTCGACGAGATGCAGCTGGTGGTGAACCCCGACGGGCGACAGGCGCGCATGACGCTCCGCGACGACCGGTTCGTGCCCTCGGCGCAGGTGAAGCGCGCGCTCGACGAGGGGCGCCGCGTCGTGCTCATCGACGCGCGCGCCACCAGCGACTGGCTCGCGGGCCGCATCCCCGGCGCGATCCCGATGCCGTTCTACGAGATGGACGACGTGGTCGAGGCCCTGCCGCGCGACGGCACCTGGATGGTGGCGTACTGCGCGTGCCCGCACGCCGCGAGCGGCCGGGTCGTGGACGCCCTGCGCGCCAACGGCTTCGAGAACACGGCCGTGCTCGACGAGGGCATCGATCACTGGCGCAGCGAGGGCTTCCCGATCGCGACCGGCCCTGCGCAGCCCTAG
- a CDS encoding tetratricopeptide repeat protein, whose amino-acid sequence MRESCFALGLSAMALGCVHTPQVRTPPGDSPPVAAEEVTRAWEDASAVFARHDAAGAWDGEACRASLTAFERIRTREGRQDPRAVYMSGLVAERCGNEDGARQLYERAVELDPALCEARTALGVGLMERGETAAARAAFEETLRQDARCAPAYLNLAILQSENPAERAAAVDSLRRALAVRADYLPALNQMALVYLGWSEERPELLDLAAVVCRQAQLIDEGYAPIYNTWALIEVARGDLTAAVAKLSRARQLDPSLFEAHMNFGQLTLSQRAYEDAAQAFAAARELRPSSYDAAIGLGVSLRGLRRPEDAEASYRAALEIDEARPEAWFDLAVLYQEHRDGTVAQLQQAEGFLAEFVRRARRGEGHAAVLEDTLRWCSDAQDGRARRRRSTCQRGRAQNIHDALVIHGARAETDRPPWTRE is encoded by the coding sequence ATGCGAGAGAGTTGTTTTGCGCTCGGGCTGAGCGCGATGGCGCTGGGGTGCGTGCACACGCCGCAGGTGCGGACGCCGCCCGGGGATTCGCCGCCGGTCGCGGCCGAGGAGGTCACCCGCGCGTGGGAGGACGCGAGCGCGGTCTTCGCCCGCCACGACGCGGCCGGGGCCTGGGACGGCGAGGCGTGCCGTGCGAGCTTGACCGCCTTCGAGCGCATCCGGACCCGGGAGGGGCGCCAGGATCCGCGCGCGGTGTACATGAGCGGGCTGGTCGCCGAGCGCTGCGGCAACGAAGATGGCGCGCGGCAGCTGTACGAGCGCGCGGTGGAGCTGGACCCGGCCCTCTGCGAGGCGCGCACCGCGCTCGGCGTGGGGCTGATGGAGCGCGGCGAGACGGCCGCGGCCCGCGCCGCGTTCGAGGAGACCCTGCGTCAGGACGCGCGCTGCGCCCCGGCGTACCTGAACCTCGCCATCTTGCAGAGCGAGAACCCCGCGGAGCGCGCGGCGGCGGTCGACTCGCTCCGGCGCGCGCTGGCGGTCCGCGCCGACTATCTGCCGGCGCTGAACCAGATGGCGCTCGTGTACCTCGGGTGGAGCGAGGAGCGGCCGGAGCTGCTCGACCTCGCCGCGGTGGTCTGCCGCCAGGCGCAGCTCATCGACGAGGGCTACGCCCCCATCTACAACACCTGGGCGCTCATCGAGGTCGCCCGCGGGGATCTGACGGCGGCGGTGGCCAAGCTGAGCCGCGCGCGGCAGCTCGACCCGAGCCTCTTCGAGGCGCACATGAACTTCGGCCAGCTGACGCTCTCCCAGCGCGCGTACGAAGACGCCGCGCAGGCGTTCGCCGCCGCGCGGGAGCTCCGGCCGTCCAGCTACGACGCGGCCATCGGCCTCGGCGTCTCGCTGCGCGGGCTGCGCCGCCCCGAAGACGCGGAGGCGTCCTACCGGGCGGCCCTCGAGATCGACGAGGCGCGCCCCGAGGCCTGGTTCGACCTCGCGGTGCTCTACCAGGAGCACCGGGACGGCACCGTCGCGCAGCTCCAGCAGGCCGAGGGCTTCCTCGCGGAGTTCGTGCGCCGCGCGCGTCGGGGAGAGGGGCACGCGGCGGTGCTCGAGGACACCTTGCGATGGTGCAGCGACGCGCAGGATGGCCGGGCGCGCCGCCGCCGCAGCACGTGCCAGCGGGGCAGGGCGCAGAACATCCACGACGCGCTCGTGATCCACGGCGCGCGCGCGGAGACGGACCGCCCGCCCTGGACCCGCGAGTAG
- a CDS encoding LysM peptidoglycan-binding domain-containing M23 family metallopeptidase: MTDATTPTRVPAWTLALALVTGAAWPGCGEETTEPPPAEEAAPGEDDAEAEAEPVEEGPPPGVDHTIGEGQTLWAIARAYGVSVSDIMEANELRPRDVRRLRAGETLRVPGAEATVTVEEPAAEPEELPPVEDGAYHRLANGETLWDVARLYEVGMDAIMERNAFDDETVRLLRPGQAIVVPGITERQVERATENREATLAASRATRGFRHTVTEGETIWDLASAFGVTTGEIMAANGLNEDGVRNLRAGARLWIPGVEQDRGGRVRRTLTRRQQRALTRAANLGLGTRDAARDLLHGRVNSRWVRAARGPRNRLPGSLRWPVTNGWYVRGYGSGEGGYHLAMDIMGRIGWNVRAAAPGIVGYAGDEVPGYGNMVLLVHPGGWVTMYAHNSANAVVAGERVPRGGIIGEVGSTGISRGPHVHFELIYDGQNCDPAPLFRPGIRHRDGHLSPLATVDWRRPGDRPDAVRCGRRRRHPRSRWVSHESFDQ, from the coding sequence ATGACCGACGCGACCACGCCGACCCGCGTCCCTGCGTGGACGCTCGCGCTAGCGCTCGTGACCGGAGCCGCCTGGCCCGGTTGCGGTGAGGAGACGACGGAGCCGCCGCCGGCGGAGGAGGCCGCGCCGGGCGAGGACGACGCCGAGGCGGAAGCCGAGCCGGTCGAGGAGGGTCCCCCGCCCGGCGTCGATCACACCATCGGTGAGGGCCAGACGCTCTGGGCGATCGCCCGCGCCTACGGCGTCTCCGTCTCCGACATCATGGAGGCCAACGAGCTCCGCCCGCGGGACGTTCGGCGGCTGCGCGCGGGGGAGACGCTCCGTGTCCCCGGCGCCGAAGCGACCGTCACCGTCGAGGAGCCGGCCGCCGAGCCGGAGGAGCTACCCCCCGTGGAAGACGGCGCCTACCACAGGCTCGCGAACGGCGAGACGCTCTGGGACGTCGCGCGCCTCTACGAGGTCGGGATGGACGCGATCATGGAGCGCAACGCGTTCGACGACGAGACGGTGCGGCTCCTGCGCCCGGGTCAGGCCATCGTCGTGCCCGGGATCACCGAGCGGCAGGTGGAGCGCGCGACGGAGAACCGGGAGGCGACCCTCGCCGCGAGCCGGGCCACCCGCGGGTTCCGGCACACGGTCACCGAAGGCGAGACCATCTGGGATCTCGCGAGCGCCTTCGGCGTCACCACGGGCGAGATCATGGCCGCCAACGGGCTGAACGAGGACGGCGTGCGCAACCTCCGCGCGGGCGCCCGGCTGTGGATCCCCGGGGTCGAGCAGGACCGGGGTGGCCGGGTGCGGCGCACCCTCACGCGGCGCCAGCAGCGGGCGCTGACGCGGGCCGCCAACCTCGGCCTCGGCACGCGCGACGCGGCGCGCGATCTCCTGCACGGCCGGGTGAACAGCCGCTGGGTCCGGGCCGCGCGCGGTCCGCGCAACCGCCTCCCGGGGAGCCTCCGCTGGCCGGTCACGAACGGCTGGTACGTGCGCGGCTACGGCTCGGGCGAGGGCGGCTACCACCTCGCGATGGACATCATGGGGCGGATCGGCTGGAACGTGCGCGCGGCCGCGCCCGGGATCGTCGGCTACGCCGGCGACGAGGTCCCCGGCTACGGCAACATGGTGCTCCTCGTCCACCCGGGCGGCTGGGTCACGATGTACGCCCACAACTCGGCCAACGCGGTCGTGGCCGGCGAGCGCGTGCCGCGCGGCGGCATCATCGGCGAGGTGGGCTCCACCGGCATCAGCCGAGGCCCGCACGTGCACTTCGAGCTCATCTACGACGGCCAGAACTGCGACCCGGCGCCGCTCTTCCGCCCCGGGATCCGGCACCGGGACGGTCACCTCAGCCCCTTGGCCACCGTCGACTGGCGGCGCCCGGGTGACCGGCCCGACGCGGTCCGCTGTGGGCGACGACGCCGGCACCCACGCAGCCGCTGGGTGAGCCACGAGTCCTTCGACCAGTAG
- a CDS encoding putative glycoside hydrolase, whose amino-acid sequence MLHTWYIVWIRGIAAFSAVLSLWTGLACADADGDPLTDPVTEAGQRARGLYLGATFTRQHGAEGVLAEVRRTRMNAVVLDLKDAEGRVHYDSQIPELQSVETGWLGDTRALIDALHAEDVYTIARIVCFADRQLPERVPDRAIQDIRPARGVWTSWGTGGTWLDPHHPENHRLVVALAREAEALGFDEIQLDYVRFPVDDGTQYARYPAQTQEERPAVLLRLLRAVDEAIDIPLGVDVFGLAALRRGDPSGLGQDLEAWTRYVEVFTPMLYVNSMRNWMRGEDDRAYRLVFAGIHTLRRRLGRQAVIRPFLQAFRQGADEFNTHFIFQQVRAARRGRADGFLFWHPGHTYGVVRRAMRREVRYLLPFPIPQPVIRARARSAPSDPSGP is encoded by the coding sequence ATGTTGCACACTTGGTACATCGTGTGGATCCGCGGAATTGCAGCCTTCTCGGCCGTCCTGTCGCTCTGGACCGGGCTCGCCTGCGCCGACGCGGACGGGGATCCGCTGACCGACCCGGTCACCGAGGCGGGGCAACGCGCGCGCGGGCTGTACCTCGGGGCGACGTTCACGCGGCAGCACGGCGCCGAGGGCGTGCTCGCGGAGGTGCGGCGCACTCGCATGAACGCGGTGGTCCTCGACCTGAAGGACGCCGAAGGCCGGGTGCACTACGACAGCCAGATCCCCGAGCTGCAGAGCGTGGAGACGGGATGGCTCGGCGACACGCGCGCGCTGATCGACGCGCTGCACGCCGAGGACGTGTACACGATCGCGCGCATCGTCTGCTTCGCCGATCGGCAGCTGCCCGAGCGGGTGCCGGACCGCGCCATCCAGGACATCCGGCCGGCCCGGGGCGTCTGGACGAGCTGGGGCACGGGGGGCACGTGGCTCGACCCGCACCACCCCGAGAACCACCGGCTCGTCGTCGCCCTCGCCCGCGAGGCGGAGGCGCTCGGGTTCGACGAGATCCAGCTCGACTACGTGCGCTTCCCGGTGGACGACGGAACGCAGTACGCCCGCTACCCCGCGCAGACCCAGGAGGAGCGCCCCGCGGTGCTGCTCCGGCTCCTGCGCGCGGTGGACGAGGCCATCGACATCCCGCTCGGGGTCGACGTCTTCGGGCTCGCGGCGCTGCGGCGCGGCGACCCGTCGGGCCTCGGCCAGGACCTCGAGGCCTGGACCCGTTACGTCGAGGTCTTCACCCCGATGCTCTACGTCAACTCCATGCGGAACTGGATGCGCGGCGAGGACGACCGCGCCTACCGGCTGGTCTTCGCGGGGATCCACACCCTGCGGCGGCGGCTCGGGCGCCAGGCGGTGATCCGCCCCTTCCTGCAGGCGTTCCGCCAGGGCGCGGACGAGTTCAACACCCACTTCATCTTCCAGCAGGTCCGCGCCGCCCGGCGCGGTCGCGCCGACGGCTTCCTGTTCTGGCACCCAGGTCACACCTACGGCGTGGTCCGCCGCGCCATGCGGCGCGAGGTCCGCTACCTGCTGCCCTTCCCGATCCCGCAGCCGGTGATCCGCGCGCGCGCCCGGTCCGCTCCGTCCGACCCATCCGGCCCGTGA
- the thiD gene encoding bifunctional hydroxymethylpyrimidine kinase/phosphomethylpyrimidine kinase has translation MTAVALTIAGSDPSGGAGIQADLKTFHQHGVYGTAAITLLTVQNTKRVSHVEVMRPELVRDQVEAVLEDVPPRAAKTGALGTVGVVEVVAEMAAGFDFPLVVDPVMISKHGARLIEEDAAFALRDRLFPHATLITPNAHEASWLVGFEVKDRVSARDAARALAQLGPKGVLIKGGHLSGENAVDLLFVDGHLTVLSAERVDSAHTHGTGCTYSAAITALLARGEPLLEAVSEAKGWLTEAIRHPPHVGGGIGPVGHFVPVTRKSVPPEA, from the coding sequence ATGACGGCAGTGGCGCTCACCATCGCCGGCTCCGACCCCTCCGGCGGCGCTGGCATCCAGGCAGATCTGAAGACCTTCCACCAGCACGGTGTGTACGGGACGGCGGCGATCACGCTCCTGACGGTGCAGAACACCAAGCGGGTCTCCCACGTGGAGGTGATGCGACCGGAGCTGGTCCGCGATCAGGTGGAGGCGGTCCTGGAGGACGTGCCCCCGCGGGCGGCGAAGACCGGCGCGCTGGGCACGGTGGGGGTGGTGGAGGTCGTGGCCGAGATGGCGGCGGGCTTCGACTTCCCGCTCGTGGTCGACCCGGTGATGATCAGCAAGCACGGCGCGCGGCTGATCGAGGAGGACGCGGCGTTCGCGCTCCGCGACCGACTCTTCCCGCACGCGACGCTGATCACGCCGAACGCGCACGAGGCGTCGTGGCTGGTGGGCTTCGAGGTGAAGGACCGCGTGAGCGCGCGGGACGCGGCGCGCGCGCTCGCGCAGCTCGGCCCGAAGGGCGTGCTCATCAAGGGCGGCCACCTCTCGGGCGAGAACGCGGTCGACCTGCTCTTCGTCGACGGACACCTCACGGTGCTCAGCGCCGAGCGGGTCGACTCCGCGCACACCCACGGCACGGGGTGTACCTACTCCGCGGCCATCACCGCCCTGCTCGCGCGGGGCGAGCCGCTGCTCGAGGCGGTCTCGGAGGCGAAGGGCTGGCTGACCGAGGCCATCCGACATCCTCCACACGTGGGCGGCGGCATCGGCCCGGTCGGGCACTTCGTCCCCGTGACGCGCAAGAGCGTGCCGCCCGAGGCGTGA